ATTGATGCCGATGGTTCCCTATTGGGCGTGTATCGCAAATCCCACATTCCCGACGGGCCAGGGTATCAAGAAAAGTTTTACTTCTCCCCAGGAGATACGGGGTTTCGAGTTTGGTCTACTCGCTATGGCCGCATTGGAGTGGGCATTTGCTGGGATCAGTGGTTTCCAGAAGCGGCACGGGCAATGGTTTTGCAGGGGGCAGAACTGCTCCTTTACCCAACCGCTATCGGATCTGAGCCGCCCGATCCCGCCTGGGATTCTTGCGACCACTGGCGACGGGTCATGCAAGGCCACGCTGGCGCAAACCTAGTGCCCCTTGTCGCGTCTAACCGCACTGGACACGAAGTCGGAAAAACCTGCGAGATTACTTTCTACGGTTCCTCGTTTATTGCAGGGCCAACGGGCGAAATCGTGGCTGCGCTGAATCGGGTTGAGGAAGGTGTGATTACGGCAACGTTTGATCTC
This Synechococcales cyanobacterium T60_A2020_003 DNA region includes the following protein-coding sequences:
- the aguB gene encoding N-carbamoylputrescine amidase, giving the protein MRVITVAAIQAAMQDDPEANVAHMTTLIRKAAAAGAEVVLPQELFSLPYFCKDQDPRWFEAAYPVEDHPGIQSMQTLAAELQIVLPVSFFERCNTVFFNSVAMIDADGSLLGVYRKSHIPDGPGYQEKFYFSPGDTGFRVWSTRYGRIGVGICWDQWFPEAARAMVLQGAELLLYPTAIGSEPPDPAWDSCDHWRRVMQGHAGANLVPLVASNRTGHEVGKTCEITFYGSSFIAGPTGEIVAALNRVEEGVITATFDLDAIAQMRATWGVFRDRRPELYGALMGLDGGMGWRGEE